In uncultured Fibrobacter sp., the sequence TTGTGGTTACCTTAAGCGAAAGGGTTACGCATGAATAACGACAAAGTCCGCAGCGCATGCGTTTATTATAACGACATTCTTGCTGGGTATCTTTTGCAAAACAGCAGGGGCTACGCATTTTTTTACGACTCTGATTATGTGGCTTCCCGAAATCCGTCCATCGCATTGGATATGCCGAAAAAGAAGCGTTTGTTCCGCTTGCCTTATTTGTTTCCGTATTTTCAAGGGTTACTCCCAGAGGGCG encodes:
- a CDS encoding HipA N-terminal domain-containing protein, producing MNNDKVRSACVYYNDILAGYLLQNSRGYAFFYDSDYVASRNPSIALDMPKKKRLFRLPYLFPYFQGLLPEGANKTFYCERLGIKRTDKFAMLLNLANHETIGAVTVRERSH